From Nicotiana tabacum cultivar K326 chromosome 22, ASM71507v2, whole genome shotgun sequence, one genomic window encodes:
- the LOC107803993 gene encoding uncharacterized protein LOC107803993: MSLSSEMCETICQEIHSCCELKTHLIHVLAALNTNQRYKIKEKYMELYGEDPFLRFQNSIHRNDPLISSSTNRNSNTSSMAALGLAMLLKNPHQRDADVAREALEENEVNYRALMEIFTCRKSSHVALIRQAYLTKFRRHLDNDISSIEPPHPCQKILMALSASHKAHNADVSQHIAKCDARRLYQTGEGRTGVTVDEAVVLEILSKRSIPQLKLTFSSYKHIYGHSYAKYLKFGKCGELEEAVEAVVKYICSPAKYFSQMLYECLKGTTRDKGGLMRIMVSRAEVDMEDIEVAFNKKYGVHLENAICQSIPQGDYREFLVTLAANRSTPTSL; this comes from the exons ATGTCATTATCAAGCGAAATGTGTGAAACTATTTGTCAAGAGATTCACAGTTGTTGTGAGCTAAAAACCCACTTGATCCATGTGTTAGCTGCTCTAAACACCAACCAACGctacaaaatcaaagaaaaatacatGGAGTTGTATGGAGAAGACCCTTTTCTCCGTTTCCAAAATAGCATCCACAGAAATGATCCACTAATTTCATCTTCTACTAATAGAAATAGTAATACTTCATCAATGGCAGCTTTGGGGTTGGCCATGTTGTTAAAAAATCCACACCAGCGTGATGCAGACGTGGCTAGGGAAGCATTAGAGGAGAATGAGGTCAATTACAGAGCTTTAATGGAGATATTTACCTGTAGAAAATCTAGCCATGTTGCTCTGATTCGACAAGCTTATTTGACAAAGTTTAGAAGGCATTTGGACAATGACATTTCCTCCATTGAACCTCCTCATCCTTGTCAAAAA ATACTAATGGCATTATCAGCATCACACAAAGCCCACAATGCTGATGTTAGCCAACACATAGCCAAATGTGATGCAAGGAGATTATACCAAACAGGGGAGGGAAGAACAGGTGTCACTGTTGATGAAGCTGTTGTCTTGGAGATTCTCAGTAAAAGAAGCATTCCACAGCTCAAACTCACATTTTCTAGTTATAAACACATTTATGGCCATAGTTATGCTAAA tatttgaaatttggaaaatgtggagagttggaggaagcaGTGGAAGCAGTAGTCAAATACATCTGCAGCCCCGCAAAGTATTTTTCTCAG ATGCTGTATGAATGCTTAAAGGGAACAACAAGGGATAAAGGAGGATTGATGAGAATAATGGTAAGTAGGGCAGAGGTTGACATGGAAGATATTGAAGTGGCCTTCAACAAGAAATATGGAGTTCATCTTGAAAATGCCATTTGTCAAAGTATTCCTCAAGGAGACTACAGAGAATTTCTTGTAACATTGGCTGCCAATAGATCTACGCCTACTTCTCTTTAA
- the LOC107803995 gene encoding V-type proton ATPase subunit d2-like, producing the protein MYGFEALTFNIHSGYLEAIVRGHRSGLLTSADYNNLCQCETLDDIKMHLSATEYGPYLQNEPSPLHTTTIVEKCTLKLVDEYNHMLCQATEPLSTFLEYIRYGHMIDNIVLIVTGTLHERDVQELLEKCHPLGMFDSIASLAVAQNMRELYRLVLVDTPLAPYFSECITSEDLDDMNIEIMRNTLYKAYLEDFYRFCQKLGGATAEIMSDLLAFEADRRAVNITINSIGTELTRDDRRKLYSNFGLLYPYGHEELAICEDIDQVRGVMEKYPPYQSIFSKLAYGESQMLDKGFYEEEVKRLCLAFEQQFHYGVFFAYVRLREQEIRNLMWISECVAQNQKSRVHDSVVFIF; encoded by the exons ATGTACGGATTCGAAGCGCTTACATTCAACATTCACAGTGGCTACTTGGAAGCCATAGTGAGAGGTCATAGATCTGGCCTTCTCACTTCCGCTGATTACAACAATCTCTGCCAATGTGAAACCCTTGATGATATCAAGATGCACCTTTCTGCTACCGAATACGGCCCTTATCTTCAAAACG AGCCTTCCCCCTTGCATACTACCACAATTGTGGAGAAGTGCACTCTCAAACTTGTCGATGAATACAACCATATGCTTTGCCAAGCCACAGAGCCCTTATCGACTTTCTTAGAGTACATCAG ATATGGTCACATGATTGACAATATTGTCTTAATTGTGACTGGAACTTTACATGAGAGAGATGTTCAAGAATTGCTGGAGAAATGCCATCCTTTGGGCATGTTTGACAG TATTGCTTCCCTGGCAGTTGCACAGAATATGAGGGAGCTTTATAGGCTGGTGCTTGTTGACACACCCTTGGCTCCATACTTCTCTGAGTGCATTACTTCAGAG GACTTGGATGACATGAATATTGAGATTATGAGGAATACTCTATATAAGGCGTACCTTGAAGATTTCTACAGATTTTGCCAG AAACTAGGTGGTGCTACTGCAGAGATCATGTCTGACTTGCTTGCTTTTGAGGCGGACAGGAGAGCAGTTAACATCACCATAAACAG CATTGGCACTGAACTAACACGTGATGACCGTAGGAAGTTGTACTCTAATTTTGGCTTGCT TTATCCTTATGGTCATGAGGAACTTGCCATCTGCGAAGATATAGATCAG gtccgtggtgtcatgGAGAAGTACCCTCCTTATCAATCCATATTCTCTAAGTTGGCTTATGGAGAGAGCCAGATGCTCGACAAGGGTTTTTATGAAGAGGAAGTCAAACGCCTTTGCCTGGCATTTGAACAACAG TTCCACTATGGTGTATTTTTTGCATATGTAAGGCTGAGGGAGCAGGAGATCAGGAACTTAATGTGGATATCTGAATGTGTGGCTCAGAACCAGAAATCCAGAGTCCATGACAGTGTTGTTTTCATATTTTAA